A stretch of the Candidatus Binatia bacterium genome encodes the following:
- a CDS encoding CsbD family protein: MNWDTVEGNWKEFKGRVREQWGRLTNDEVDVISGRRDKLVGKLQEHYGIAREEAERQVREWTDMLEVSRP; encoded by the coding sequence ATGAACTGGGACACCGTCGAAGGCAACTGGAAGGAATTCAAGGGACGCGTCCGTGAGCAGTGGGGACGCCTCACCAACGACGAAGTTGACGTCATCAGCGGACGGCGGGACAAGCTCGTCGGGAAGCTGCAGGAGCACTATGGCATTGCGCGCGAGGAAGCCGAGCGCCAGGTCCGCGAGTGGACCGACATGCTCGAGGTGTCGCGCCCCTAG
- a CDS encoding glycosyltransferase family 4 protein — MKIAQVAPLHESVPPRLYGGTERVVSYLTEELVSLGHQVTLFASGDSVTAAELIPGSATALRLNASAGDPIAAHLLLLEKVFQQAHRFDVVHFHCDYLHFPLSRRSRLPNVTTLHGRLDLPELAPLYREFASLPLVSISNAQRAPLPWAGWRATVYHGLPESAWTPRLGPGAYLAVLGRVSPEKGVDVAIEIARRAGVPLRIAAKVDRSDRDYFDAVIRPLLDEPGVEFLGEIGEADKEAFLGNAMALLFPIDWPEPFGLVMIEAMACGTPVIAYPRGSVPEVLDDGATGFVVSGVEEAVAAVERLGAIDRSRVRRVFERRFSARRMARDYLDVYAGIAQPEHPRAYADRS; from the coding sequence ATGAAGATCGCCCAGGTCGCTCCGCTCCACGAGTCGGTGCCCCCGCGGCTCTACGGCGGAACGGAGCGTGTCGTCTCGTATCTGACCGAAGAGCTCGTTTCCCTGGGACACCAGGTCACCCTGTTCGCAAGCGGCGATTCCGTGACCGCCGCCGAGTTGATCCCCGGATCCGCGACCGCGCTCCGGCTGAACGCCTCTGCCGGCGACCCGATCGCCGCGCACCTGCTGCTGCTCGAGAAGGTGTTTCAGCAGGCGCACCGCTTCGACGTGGTCCATTTCCACTGCGACTACCTGCACTTCCCCCTATCGCGCCGGAGCCGCCTTCCGAACGTCACGACGCTGCACGGCCGCCTGGATCTTCCGGAACTGGCGCCGCTCTACCGCGAGTTCGCGAGCCTCCCGCTCGTCTCCATCTCGAACGCCCAGCGGGCGCCGCTCCCGTGGGCCGGGTGGCGCGCGACGGTCTATCATGGACTGCCGGAGTCCGCGTGGACGCCGCGGCTCGGTCCGGGCGCCTACCTCGCGGTGCTGGGGCGCGTCTCCCCGGAGAAGGGGGTGGACGTCGCGATCGAGATCGCGCGGCGCGCCGGCGTCCCGCTGCGCATCGCCGCGAAGGTGGACCGCTCCGACCGGGACTACTTCGACGCGGTGATCCGCCCGCTCCTGGACGAGCCGGGCGTGGAGTTCCTGGGTGAGATCGGCGAGGCGGACAAGGAGGCGTTCCTGGGCAATGCCATGGCCCTCCTCTTCCCCATCGACTGGCCCGAGCCGTTCGGTCTGGTCATGATCGAAGCGATGGCGTGCGGCACGCCGGTGATCGCCTACCCGCGGGGCTCGGTCCCCGAGGTGCTCGACGACGGAGCGACGGGATTCGTGGTGTCGGGCGTCGAGGAGGCCGTGGCGGCCGTGGAGCGGCTGGGCGCGATCGACCGCTCGCGCGTGCGGCGCGTCTTCGAGCGCCGCTTCTCGGCGCGCCGCATGGCGCGCGACTACCTCGACGTCTACGCCGGCATCGCGCAGCCGGAGCACCCGAGAGCGTATGCCGACCGAAGCTGA
- a CDS encoding amylo-alpha-1,6-glucosidase, whose protein sequence is MPTEADDLIQIQDQFYILASSTRIDDRTHVLKHGDSMAVLDRFGDVAPVGFGELGLYHDGTRFLSRLGLTIGWHRPLLLSSTVTRDNTRVVVDLTNPDLPIGEGVVIPRGTLHVSREMLLWDGVCYERIRVTNHGLATVTVPMGLTFDADFADIFEVRGTKRLQRGRRLPPENESAGVLRFDYEGRDHVRRTTRIVCSTPADTASGGELRFDLSLEEHAFWELLTTFAFETGRARPEPVPYDEALRGLAQSMEQGCRGDCGIRSSNAFFNDWLRRSLADIHMMTTDTPTGPYPYAGVPWFSTPFGRDGIITALETLWVNPWIARGVLAYLAATQADAVNDERDAQPGKILHEARGGEMAALGEVPFGRYYGSVDATPLFVMLAGAYYERTGDRELAAALWPHVERALAWIEGDGDPDRDGFVEYARQSSTGLVQQGWKDSFDSVFHADGSLADPPIALCEVQGYVFAAYHAAAALAGVLGDENESARLAMRAEALRARFEEAFWCEEIASYALALDGAKKPCRVRTSNPGHCLYTGIASKERAARMADTLLSEDFFTGWGLRTVSSREARYNPMSYHDGSVWPHDNAIVAAGLSRYGFRHAASRLLGGLFDATLHFDLHRTPELFCGFARRSGAGPILYPVACAPQSWAAGAPFLFLQACLGLTIDAPRRTITLHRPVLPESVEQISLGELAVGDAQVELSFQSHEHGVDVNVLRKRGEVEVIVIK, encoded by the coding sequence ATGCCGACCGAAGCTGACGACCTGATCCAGATCCAGGATCAGTTCTACATCCTGGCAAGCTCGACGCGGATCGACGATCGCACGCACGTCCTGAAGCATGGGGACTCGATGGCCGTGCTCGACCGCTTCGGCGACGTGGCGCCGGTGGGCTTCGGCGAGCTGGGCCTCTACCACGACGGCACCCGATTCCTCTCCCGGCTGGGGCTCACGATCGGCTGGCACCGGCCGCTCCTGCTCTCGTCGACGGTCACGCGGGACAATACGCGCGTCGTCGTGGACCTCACGAACCCCGATCTGCCGATCGGCGAGGGCGTGGTCATTCCGCGCGGCACCCTTCACGTGTCGCGGGAGATGCTCCTCTGGGACGGCGTCTGCTACGAGCGGATCCGCGTCACCAACCACGGCCTGGCCACGGTGACGGTGCCAATGGGACTCACCTTCGACGCCGACTTCGCCGACATCTTCGAGGTCCGCGGCACCAAGCGCCTCCAGCGGGGACGGCGCCTGCCTCCCGAGAACGAGTCGGCCGGCGTTCTCCGCTTCGACTACGAAGGGCGGGACCACGTGCGGCGCACCACGCGGATCGTCTGCTCCACGCCGGCCGACACGGCTTCCGGAGGCGAGCTGCGCTTCGACCTTTCCCTGGAGGAGCATGCGTTCTGGGAGCTCCTCACCACGTTCGCTTTCGAGACCGGGCGGGCGCGCCCGGAGCCGGTGCCCTACGACGAGGCGCTCCGGGGCCTGGCGCAGTCGATGGAGCAGGGCTGCCGCGGCGATTGCGGCATCCGCTCCTCCAACGCCTTCTTCAACGACTGGCTCCGCCGCTCCCTGGCCGACATCCACATGATGACCACCGACACGCCGACCGGCCCCTACCCCTACGCCGGCGTCCCCTGGTTCAGCACCCCGTTCGGCCGTGACGGGATCATCACCGCGCTGGAGACGCTCTGGGTCAATCCCTGGATCGCCCGCGGCGTGCTCGCCTATCTCGCGGCCACGCAGGCGGACGCGGTGAACGACGAGCGCGATGCCCAGCCGGGAAAGATCCTGCACGAGGCGCGGGGCGGCGAGATGGCGGCCCTGGGCGAGGTGCCCTTCGGCCGCTACTACGGCAGCGTGGACGCCACGCCCCTGTTCGTGATGCTGGCCGGCGCCTATTACGAGCGGACGGGAGACCGTGAGCTGGCCGCGGCGCTCTGGCCTCACGTCGAGCGCGCGCTCGCGTGGATCGAGGGGGACGGAGATCCGGACCGGGACGGCTTCGTCGAGTACGCGCGCCAGTCGTCCACGGGGCTGGTGCAGCAGGGGTGGAAGGATTCCTTCGACTCGGTCTTCCACGCGGACGGGTCGCTCGCCGATCCGCCCATCGCGCTCTGCGAGGTGCAGGGCTACGTGTTCGCGGCCTACCACGCGGCGGCCGCGCTGGCCGGCGTCCTCGGCGACGAGAACGAGTCGGCGCGGCTGGCCATGCGCGCCGAGGCGCTGCGTGCCCGCTTCGAAGAGGCGTTCTGGTGCGAGGAGATCGCATCCTACGCCCTGGCCCTCGACGGGGCCAAGAAGCCCTGCCGGGTGCGAACGTCGAATCCGGGCCACTGTCTCTACACCGGGATCGCCTCGAAGGAGCGCGCCGCGCGGATGGCCGACACCCTGTTGAGCGAGGATTTTTTCACGGGATGGGGACTGCGCACCGTCTCGTCGCGCGAAGCGCGGTACAACCCGATGTCCTATCACGACGGATCGGTCTGGCCGCACGACAACGCGATCGTGGCGGCCGGCCTCTCGCGGTACGGGTTCCGCCACGCCGCGTCCCGGCTGCTCGGGGGGCTCTTCGACGCGACGCTCCACTTCGACCTGCACCGCACCCCGGAGCTCTTCTGCGGCTTCGCCCGCCGGTCGGGCGCGGGGCCCATTCTCTACCCCGTCGCCTGCGCCCCCCAATCGTGGGCTGCCGGCGCGCCCTTCCTCTTCCTGCAGGCCTGCCTCGGCCTCACCATCGACGCTCCGCGCCGGACCATCACGCTGCACCGCCCCGTCCTGCCCGAGAGCGTGGAGCAGATCTCCCTGGGAGAGCTCGCCGTCGGCGACGCCCAGGTCGAGCTCTCCTTCCAGTCCCACGAGCACGGCGTGGACGTGAACGTCCTCCGCAAGCGGGGGGAAGTCGAGGTCATCGTCATCAAGTAG
- a CDS encoding sigma-54 dependent transcriptional regulator, giving the protein MPVALVVDDEPNSLSALAELVESEGFATVTAGTLADARSRLSQTPPDVVLVDLMLPDGSGLDLFAELDPTHRTEVILITGNATVDSAVAALRTGVLDYLTKPVDFRRLKTVLQNVSRTLALKEEIGTLRDELRQLGRFGRLIGNSTAMQKVYDLIVRVSPTDATVLLVGLSGTGKEEVAATIHEVGRRKKQPFLPLNCGAVPPNLMESELFGHERGSFTGAAQMHRGYFERASGGTLFLDEITEMPLDLQVKLLRVLETGTIMRVGGDSLIEVDVRVIAASNRSPEAAVREGKFREDLLYRLNVFPIQLPPLKERNGDIELLAEHFLAQINREEGFTKRFSPNARRRMASYAWPGNVRELKNLIRREYIMSDEVIEMDALPVNAAAAATAAGDGAAPEAIKVGMSLSDIERYFILATLEQYGGDKRKAAEVLGISLKTMYNRLNNYAAAVQ; this is encoded by the coding sequence ATGCCTGTTGCCCTGGTCGTCGATGACGAACCGAACAGTCTCTCCGCGCTCGCGGAGCTGGTTGAGAGCGAAGGTTTCGCCACCGTCACGGCGGGAACGCTGGCCGACGCGCGGAGCCGTCTGAGCCAGACGCCTCCGGACGTCGTTCTGGTGGACCTGATGCTGCCGGACGGAAGCGGGCTCGACCTGTTCGCCGAGCTCGATCCCACCCATCGCACCGAAGTGATCCTGATCACGGGAAACGCGACCGTGGACTCCGCGGTCGCCGCCCTTCGGACCGGCGTGCTCGACTACCTGACCAAGCCGGTCGATTTCCGGCGCCTGAAAACGGTTCTCCAGAACGTCTCGCGCACGCTCGCGCTGAAGGAGGAGATCGGGACCCTCCGCGACGAGCTGCGCCAGCTGGGGCGGTTCGGCCGGCTGATCGGGAACTCCACGGCGATGCAGAAGGTCTACGACCTGATCGTGCGCGTCTCCCCGACCGACGCGACCGTGCTCCTCGTGGGTCTCAGCGGCACCGGTAAGGAAGAAGTGGCTGCCACCATCCACGAGGTCGGCCGCCGCAAGAAGCAGCCGTTTCTGCCGCTCAACTGCGGCGCCGTGCCCCCGAATCTGATGGAAAGCGAGCTGTTCGGACACGAGCGCGGCAGCTTCACGGGCGCCGCCCAGATGCACCGCGGCTATTTCGAGCGCGCCTCGGGGGGGACGCTCTTTCTCGACGAGATCACCGAGATGCCGCTCGACCTGCAGGTGAAGCTGCTCCGGGTGCTCGAGACCGGGACGATCATGAGGGTGGGCGGCGACAGCCTGATCGAGGTGGACGTCCGGGTGATCGCGGCCAGCAACCGGTCGCCCGAGGCCGCGGTGCGGGAGGGGAAGTTCCGGGAGGATCTCCTCTACCGTCTGAACGTCTTTCCGATCCAGCTTCCGCCCCTCAAGGAGCGCAACGGCGACATCGAGCTCCTGGCCGAACACTTCCTGGCGCAGATCAACCGCGAGGAGGGATTCACGAAGCGCTTCAGTCCGAACGCGCGGCGGCGCATGGCGTCGTACGCCTGGCCGGGGAACGTGCGCGAGCTGAAGAACCTGATCCGCCGCGAGTACATCATGTCGGACGAGGTGATCGAGATGGACGCGCTGCCGGTCAACGCGGCCGCGGCCGCTACCGCGGCCGGCGACGGGGCCGCCCCCGAGGCGATCAAGGTGGGGATGTCGCTCTCGGACATCGAGCGCTACTTCATCCTGGCCACGCTGGAGCAGTACGGCGGGGACAAGCGGAAGGCCGCGGAAGTGCTGGGGATCAGCCTCAAGACCATGTACAACCGGCTGAACAACTACGCGGCGGCGGTGCAGTAG
- a CDS encoding YtxH domain-containing protein, which yields MYELQQSNVDAAPAGKRGMSFAVGAIVGAGIALLLAPTPGKDVRRRLGTTARKVGTGAKDIIGKARGTMEGVREDARVAVDRGRESFNQARQPVNRPGFQTHAG from the coding sequence ATGTACGAACTGCAGCAGTCGAACGTCGATGCCGCGCCGGCCGGAAAGCGCGGGATGTCGTTTGCCGTCGGCGCGATCGTGGGCGCCGGCATCGCACTCCTTCTCGCCCCCACGCCCGGCAAGGACGTGCGGCGCCGACTGGGCACCACCGCCCGCAAGGTCGGGACGGGAGCGAAGGACATCATCGGCAAGGCTCGCGGGACCATGGAGGGCGTGCGCGAGGATGCGCGCGTGGCCGTGGATCGCGGGCGCGAGTCGTTCAACCAGGCCCGCCAGCCGGTGAACCGGCCGGGCTTCCAGACCCACGCCGGCTGA
- a CDS encoding ferritin-like domain-containing protein — translation MQVDSLEKLYVDQLRDIYDAENQLVRALPKMAKAATSPELRTAFEDHLEKTRGHVRRLDEIFRSLGHPSKGKSCKAMIGLIEEGEEIVKGDSEPSVRDAGLIAAAQKVEHYEIASYGTLRTFAEFRGDRQAAQSLQETLDEEYEADKTLTQVAESQINVQAAERGPERR, via the coding sequence ATGCAAGTCGATTCGTTGGAGAAACTCTATGTCGACCAGCTTCGGGACATCTACGACGCCGAGAACCAGCTCGTGCGCGCCCTCCCGAAGATGGCCAAGGCCGCGACGTCCCCCGAGCTTCGAACGGCGTTCGAAGACCATCTCGAGAAGACGCGCGGTCACGTGCGCCGGCTCGACGAGATCTTCCGCAGCCTGGGACACCCCTCGAAGGGAAAGTCGTGCAAGGCCATGATCGGCCTGATCGAAGAGGGTGAGGAGATCGTGAAGGGCGACTCCGAACCGAGCGTCAGGGATGCCGGCCTGATCGCGGCGGCCCAGAAGGTGGAGCACTACGAGATCGCTTCCTACGGGACGCTCCGCACCTTCGCCGAATTCCGCGGCGACCGCCAGGCGGCGCAGTCCCTCCAGGAGACCCTCGACGAGGAGTACGAGGCCGACAAGACCCTGACTCAGGTCGCGGAGTCCCAGATCAACGTTCAGGCCGCGGAGCGTGGCCCGGAGCGCCGGTAG
- a CDS encoding lmo0937 family membrane protein, with protein MLWTITIILFVLWLIGMVSNYTMGGLIHLLLLIAVITFLIRIIQGRRPV; from the coding sequence ATGCTTTGGACCATCACGATCATCCTGTTCGTGCTGTGGCTCATCGGGATGGTGTCGAACTACACGATGGGTGGACTGATCCACCTGTTGCTGTTGATCGCCGTCATCACGTTCTTGATCCGGATTATCCAGGGACGGCGCCCGGTCTGA
- the ligD gene encoding DNA ligase D, with amino-acid sequence MPLGLYRKKRDFRRTPEPRGRVVHGGAKLAFVIQKHAASHLHYDFRLELAGVLKSWAVPKGPSLDPADKRLAVMVEDHPIEYGGFEGTIPKGQYGGGTVLLWDRGTWEPRGDAEAGLRKGHLAFTLHGKKLRGAFSLVRMGGREGKNWLLMKTQDEFARSGGSKSVVQERPESVTSGKSIEEIAGARRAKVWNSNRGGTTTAATSVARRNSAAKKPGPSAGARAATRARRPSGPDPSKLLRARAAAMPRDARPQLATLVPEAPEGDDWLHEIKYDGYRVLARIERGRARLITRGGLDWTDRFAVVADALRRMPVKQAILDGEIAMVLEDGTTSFQALQNQLRSGNDEALAYFVFDLLYQDGWDLTQAPLEQRKEALAALVEGADASPVLRYSDHLEGQGVRFHRQACRSGLEGIVSKRKGSVYTPGRTGSWLKTKCSSRQEFVIGGYTEPQGAREGIGSLLLGTNENGDGLRYRGRVGTGFTRETLDELLRKLRPLEIDKAPFADRPPQKRGVHWVRPRLVAEVSFGSWTNDGRLRHPSFQGLREDKPADEVVREAPRNGSAPAKPRRAGARSSAAPAKAKRRPTPERRRPPDTPPRIPPPVKEPGRRPPVADPPPRPRKRPLRDPVDADAALAITSPDRVLYADEGITKLDLARYYRAVAPHLLAHAAGRPLMLRRCPEGIDAACFIQKHPGQGLSGMDSVRVRERLKTEQHLVLRDEAGLLSLAQVGALEIHVWGALAESLERPDRVVFDFDPAAESPWKDVVLGARRVRERIEALGLECFVKTSGGKGLHVVVPTRPGPTWDDVKEFSAALASSLTREAPDRFTTHLAKARRGGRIFIDTLRNRRGATWVAPYSPRARPGAPVSMPLAWDELTTSLRPDSFSIPRLLERRRGSRADAWDGIGRVRQTITRTVLREAASAG; translated from the coding sequence GTGCCGCTCGGCCTCTATCGCAAGAAGCGCGACTTCCGGCGCACGCCCGAGCCCCGAGGACGGGTCGTCCACGGCGGAGCGAAGCTTGCCTTCGTGATCCAGAAACACGCGGCGTCGCACCTGCACTATGATTTCCGCCTCGAGCTGGCCGGCGTGCTGAAGAGCTGGGCCGTGCCCAAGGGGCCCAGCCTCGACCCCGCCGACAAGCGGCTCGCGGTCATGGTCGAGGACCACCCCATCGAGTACGGCGGCTTCGAGGGGACGATCCCGAAAGGCCAATACGGCGGCGGCACGGTGCTCCTCTGGGACCGCGGCACCTGGGAACCGCGAGGCGACGCCGAGGCCGGGCTCCGGAAAGGGCACCTCGCCTTCACCCTCCACGGGAAGAAGCTTCGAGGCGCCTTCTCCCTCGTGCGCATGGGAGGCCGGGAAGGAAAGAACTGGCTCCTGATGAAGACGCAGGATGAATTCGCGCGTTCCGGCGGCTCGAAGAGCGTGGTCCAGGAGCGGCCGGAGAGCGTGACGTCGGGGAAGAGCATCGAGGAGATCGCCGGCGCGAGGCGCGCCAAGGTGTGGAACTCCAACCGCGGCGGCACGACCACCGCGGCGACGTCCGTCGCGCGCCGCAATTCCGCCGCGAAGAAGCCCGGCCCCTCCGCCGGCGCGCGCGCGGCCACGCGGGCGCGGCGCCCCTCCGGACCCGACCCCTCGAAGCTCCTTCGCGCGCGGGCGGCCGCGATGCCGCGCGACGCGCGGCCCCAGCTGGCCACCCTGGTTCCCGAAGCGCCCGAGGGAGACGACTGGCTGCACGAGATCAAGTACGATGGCTACCGCGTGCTCGCGCGGATCGAACGCGGGCGGGCGCGCCTGATCACCCGCGGCGGGCTCGACTGGACCGACCGGTTCGCGGTCGTGGCCGACGCGCTCCGGCGCATGCCGGTGAAGCAGGCGATCCTGGACGGCGAGATCGCGATGGTGCTCGAGGACGGCACGACCAGCTTCCAGGCGCTCCAGAACCAGCTTCGCTCGGGGAACGACGAGGCGCTCGCCTACTTCGTGTTCGACCTCCTGTACCAGGACGGATGGGACCTGACCCAGGCTCCCCTGGAGCAGCGCAAGGAGGCGCTGGCCGCGCTCGTCGAGGGGGCCGACGCCAGCCCGGTCCTGCGCTACAGCGATCATCTCGAGGGGCAGGGCGTCCGCTTCCATCGCCAGGCTTGCCGGAGCGGTCTCGAAGGGATCGTCTCCAAGCGCAAGGGATCGGTCTACACGCCGGGGCGCACCGGCTCCTGGCTCAAGACCAAGTGCTCCTCGCGGCAGGAGTTCGTGATCGGCGGCTACACGGAGCCGCAGGGCGCTCGCGAGGGAATCGGGTCGCTCCTCCTGGGCACGAACGAAAACGGCGATGGGCTTCGCTATCGCGGGCGCGTCGGCACGGGATTCACGCGCGAGACGCTGGACGAGCTCCTTCGGAAGCTCCGCCCCCTGGAGATCGACAAGGCTCCGTTCGCCGACCGTCCGCCGCAGAAGCGGGGGGTGCACTGGGTGCGCCCCCGGCTGGTGGCCGAGGTGTCGTTCGGCTCCTGGACGAACGACGGGCGGCTGCGCCATCCCTCGTTCCAGGGACTGCGCGAAGACAAGCCCGCGGACGAAGTCGTGCGCGAGGCGCCCCGGAACGGGTCTGCGCCCGCGAAACCCCGCCGCGCCGGGGCCCGAAGCTCCGCGGCGCCGGCCAAGGCGAAGCGGCGGCCGACGCCCGAGAGGCGCCGCCCCCCCGACACGCCGCCGCGGATTCCGCCTCCCGTGAAGGAGCCGGGCCGCCGGCCGCCCGTCGCGGACCCGCCGCCGCGACCGAGGAAGCGACCCCTGCGGGACCCGGTCGACGCGGACGCGGCGCTCGCGATCACGAGCCCCGACCGGGTGCTCTACGCCGACGAGGGAATCACGAAGCTCGATCTCGCGCGCTACTACCGCGCGGTGGCCCCGCACCTTCTCGCGCACGCCGCGGGGCGCCCCCTGATGCTGCGCCGCTGTCCCGAGGGGATCGACGCGGCCTGCTTCATCCAGAAGCATCCGGGGCAGGGGCTGTCGGGGATGGACAGCGTGCGCGTGCGCGAGCGCCTGAAGACGGAGCAGCATCTCGTCCTGCGCGATGAGGCGGGCCTCCTGTCGCTGGCGCAGGTGGGCGCCCTGGAGATCCACGTCTGGGGAGCGCTCGCCGAATCGCTGGAGCGTCCCGACCGCGTGGTCTTCGACTTCGACCCCGCTGCCGAATCGCCGTGGAAGGACGTGGTCCTCGGCGCGCGGCGCGTGCGCGAACGGATCGAGGCCCTCGGCCTGGAGTGCTTCGTCAAGACGTCGGGAGGGAAGGGACTCCACGTCGTGGTTCCGACGCGGCCGGGTCCGACCTGGGACGACGTGAAGGAGTTCTCGGCCGCGCTCGCCTCGTCCCTGACGCGCGAGGCGCCGGACCGGTTCACGACCCATCTCGCGAAGGCCCGCCGCGGCGGGCGCATCTTCATCGACACCCTGCGGAACCGGCGCGGCGCGACCTGGGTCGCGCCCTACTCCCCCCGCGCGCGGCCCGGCGCGCCCGTCTCGATGCCGCTCGCGTGGGACGAGCTCACGACGTCCCTCCGCCCCGACTCCTTCTCCATCCCGCGCCTGCTCGAACGCCGCCGCGGGTCCCGCGCTGACGCCTGGGATGGGATCGGCCGCGTGCGGCAGACCATCACGCGAACGGTCCTTCGCGAGGCCGCGAGCGCGGGTTGA
- a CDS encoding Ku protein: MARAFWKGSISFGLVEIPVTLRPALKSDEMSFTLLNRKDFAPVGYKRYDKNTGREVPWDEIVRGYEYEPDEYVVLSDEELRAANAKATQTVEIVEFVDGSEIDPLYFDTPYYVEPQKKGSKSYGLLREALQKSGKIGIAKVVLRTRQHVAALLVRGQALVLNLLRYAHEIRPAADLDVPAKSAGASPREVRMAEQLIDGMTAAWRPEAFKDEYRDDVMALVKKKIKSRQTHTIVEPEKGAEAPARAKEVVDLMPLLKQSLERRHGGKAGPAKARAASSATEEEPAPKTARRSAKRGASSRGPARPSRARARTGTNAASRGARARRERRSA; the protein is encoded by the coding sequence ATGGCGCGCGCATTCTGGAAAGGCAGCATCAGCTTCGGCCTGGTCGAGATCCCGGTGACCCTCCGGCCGGCGCTCAAGAGCGACGAGATGAGCTTCACGCTCCTGAACCGAAAGGATTTCGCTCCGGTCGGCTACAAGCGCTACGACAAGAACACGGGCCGCGAGGTCCCGTGGGACGAGATCGTGCGCGGCTACGAGTACGAACCGGACGAGTACGTCGTGCTGAGCGACGAGGAGCTGCGCGCGGCGAACGCCAAGGCGACGCAGACCGTCGAGATCGTCGAGTTCGTGGACGGCTCGGAGATCGATCCCCTGTACTTCGACACGCCCTACTACGTCGAGCCGCAGAAGAAGGGGAGCAAGAGCTACGGGCTCCTGCGCGAGGCGCTCCAGAAGAGCGGCAAGATCGGCATCGCGAAGGTGGTGCTGCGCACGCGGCAGCACGTGGCCGCGCTCCTCGTCCGCGGCCAGGCACTCGTGCTGAACCTGCTCCGCTACGCGCACGAGATCCGCCCCGCCGCCGACCTCGACGTCCCCGCCAAATCGGCGGGCGCCTCTCCGCGCGAGGTGCGCATGGCCGAGCAGCTCATCGACGGCATGACGGCCGCGTGGCGACCGGAAGCGTTCAAGGACGAGTACCGCGACGACGTGATGGCCCTGGTGAAGAAGAAGATCAAGTCGCGCCAGACCCACACCATCGTGGAGCCCGAGAAGGGCGCCGAGGCCCCGGCCCGCGCGAAGGAAGTCGTCGACCTGATGCCGCTCCTGAAGCAGAGCCTGGAGCGCCGGCACGGCGGAAAGGCCGGCCCCGCGAAGGCCCGGGCGGCCTCGAGCGCGACGGAGGAGGAGCCCGCACCCAAGACGGCGCGGCGCTCGGCGAAGCGCGGGGCATCGTCTCGCGGCCCGGCTCGCCCGTCGCGCGCGCGGGCCCGCACCGGCACGAACGCCGCCTCGCGCGGAGCCCGGGCGCGCCGCGAGCGCCGGAGCGCCTGA